In a genomic window of Helianthus annuus cultivar XRQ/B chromosome 10, HanXRQr2.0-SUNRISE, whole genome shotgun sequence:
- the LOC110881971 gene encoding uncharacterized protein LOC110881971: MANHIWSILMRRKSLWVDWVHVYRLKGKNFWIAKIPSSCSYSWRKLLHLRPFLRDFFWFDIGNGTLASAWYDMWSDIGPLGEFISPRAISNAGFRLEDSVSDIQANGEWKWPVAWRDLFPVLIQLDHVHIRPNNPDRVMWRDGNNTSVFSSSEALNSVRYKETEIDWSTIVWFNQCIPRHAFLMWLIMRGKLLTQDKILKWDISRRKTMNMMCCLLCYANHDSHSHLFFECDFSSKVWHIVRQKVGMNTVQPKWEDIINWLLARSSQS, encoded by the coding sequence ATGGCTAATCACATATGGAGTATTCTTATGAGGAGGAAGTCTTTGTGGGTGGATTGGGTTCATGTTTACAGGTTAAAAGGAAAGAATTTCTGGATTGCTAAAATTCCCTCTTCTTGTAGTTACTCGTGGCGTAAGCTTCTTCATCTTCGTCCGTTTTTGAGGGATTTCTTTTGGTTTGATATTGGTAATGGGACTTTGGCCTCAGCTTGGTATGATATGTGGAGTGACATTGGGCCGCTTGGGGAGTTTATTTCGCCTAGAGCTATTTCAAATGCAGGCTTCCGGTTAGAGGATTCGGTTTCTGACATTCAGGCCAATGGAGAGTGGAAGTGGCCGGTTGCTTGGAGAGATCTTTTTCCTGTTCTGATTCAGCTAGATCATGTTCATATTAGGCCGAATAATCCTGATAGAGTTATGTGGCGTGATGGTAATAACACAAGTGTTTTCTCGTCTTCTGAGGCATTGAATTCGGTTCGTTATAAAGAAACGGAGATAGATTGGAGCACTATTGTCTGGTTTAACCAATGCATCCCGAGGCATGCATTTTTAATGTGGCTGATTATGAGAGGTAAACTACTCACGCAGGATAAGATTCTAAAGTGGGATATCTCTCGAAGAAAGACTATGAATATGATGTGTTGTTTGCTTTGCTATGCTAATCATGACTCTCATAGCCATTTGTTTTTTGAATGTGATTTCTCTTCGAAAGTTTGGCATATCGTGAGACAGAAAGTGGGCATGAATACGGTTCAACCTAAGTGGGAGGATATCATCAATTGGCTTCTTGCTCGATCCAGTCAAAGTTAG
- the LOC110881973 gene encoding uncharacterized protein LOC110881973, which translates to MSGGAQTNVWWDNWCQISPLSSFISPRRITNAGFNISSSILDLVDENGNWRWPQAWYDLYPVLIGLNAPQLTQGMVDRMVWKDLDGNSCSFCSSEVWHAIRSRQNQVSWVDGVWFSQCIPRHSFHLWLVVKNKLKTQDRLAAWEAGSATNLNLMCCPLCRTNRDSRDHLFFQCSFASKVWNEVKTMVQMDNVDSSWQSIMTWMERNASSKKTDHIICKLVIAASTYFIWQERNNCLFSNVLADQKMVIQKIKEAVRLRLMGFKFRRQSSIESLLRTWKIGSNDTNDPG; encoded by the coding sequence ATGTCTGGTGGGGCTCAAACAAATGTCTGGTGGGATAATTGGTGTCAAATTAGTCCGCTAAGCTCTTTCATATCGCCCCGGAGAATAACTAATGCAGGCTTCAACATCTCTTCTTCTATTTTGGATCTAGTGGATGAAAACGGAAACTGGAGATGGCCGCAAGCTTGGTATGATTTATACCCGGTTTTAATTGGGTTAAATGCTCCTCAACTGACGCAAGGTATGGTGGACCGTATGGTTTGGAAAGACTTGGATGGGAACTCGTGTTCGTTTTGCTCATCAGAAGTGTGGCATGCTATTCGGAGTAGGCAGAATCAGGTATCCTGGGTTGATGGGGTATGGTTTTCTCAATGCATCCCTCGTCATTCCTTTCACTTATGGTTAGTTGTAAAGAATAAACTTAAAACCCAAGACCGGCTTGCTGCGTGGGAGGCGGGAAGTGCAACAAATCTAAACCTCATGTGTTGCCCGTTGTGTAGAACTAATCGAGACTCTAGAGATCATTTGTTCTTCCAGTGCTCGTTTGCTTCTAAAGTGTGGAATGAAGTTAAGACTATGGTTCAAATGGATAATGTTGATAGCTCTTGGCAATCCATTATGACGTGGATGGAACGAAATGCAAGTTCAAAGAAGACGGATCATATTATATGCAAACTGGTTATTGCGGCTTCGACTTACTTCATCTGGCAAGAGAGAAACAATTGCCTATTTTCCAATGTTTTGGCTGATCAGAAAATGGTTATTCAGAAAATCAAGGAAGCTGTTCGTTTACGGTTAATGGGGTTCAAGTTCCGAAGACAATCAAGTATTGAGAGTCTCCTTAGGACATGGAAGATCGGGTCAAATGATACAAATGATCCGGGCTAG